The following proteins are encoded in a genomic region of Primulina huaijiensis isolate GDHJ02 chromosome 3, ASM1229523v2, whole genome shotgun sequence:
- the LOC140974250 gene encoding alternative NAD(P)H-ubiquinone oxidoreductase C1, chloroplastic/mitochondrial-like isoform X1, whose amino-acid sequence MLSFCWVTLSVVQGKMPAERGMRKQVVEVDMVLWTVGSKSLLPQLELDDQTYLPLNGRGQAETDKTLRVKGHPRIFAIGDSSAVWNRKGKLLPDTAQVALQQADFAGWNIWAAINTVLFCLFKLILN is encoded by the exons ATGCTAAGCTTTTGTTGGGTTACTTTGTCCGTTGTACAAGGAAAGATG CCTGCTGAAAGGGGCATGCGAAAACAAGTTGTTGAAGTAGACATGGTTTTGTGGACTGTCGGGTCTAAATCTCTACTTCCTCAGCTAGAACTTGATGATCAAACTTATCTTCCTCTTAATGGCAGAGGACAAGCAGAAACAGATAAAACTTTACGTGTCAAGGGTCACCCACGTATATTTGCTATTGGCGATTCTTCTGCTGTATGGAACAGGAAAGGAAAATTGCTTCCAGATACGGCTCAG GTAGCATTGCAGCAGGCAGATTTTGCAGGTTGGAATATATGGGCTGCGATAAATACCGTCCTCTTTTGCCTTTTTAAGTTAATTCTGAATTGA
- the LOC140974250 gene encoding alternative NAD(P)H-ubiquinone oxidoreductase C1, chloroplastic/mitochondrial-like isoform X3, with amino-acid sequence MLSFCWVTLSVVQGKMPAERGMRKQVVEVDMVLWTVGSKSLLPQLELDDQTYLPLNGRGQAETDKTLRVKGHPRIFAIGDSSAVWNRKGKLLPDTAQHCSRQILQVGIYGLR; translated from the exons ATGCTAAGCTTTTGTTGGGTTACTTTGTCCGTTGTACAAGGAAAGATG CCTGCTGAAAGGGGCATGCGAAAACAAGTTGTTGAAGTAGACATGGTTTTGTGGACTGTCGGGTCTAAATCTCTACTTCCTCAGCTAGAACTTGATGATCAAACTTATCTTCCTCTTAATGGCAGAGGACAAGCAGAAACAGATAAAACTTTACGTGTCAAGGGTCACCCACGTATATTTGCTATTGGCGATTCTTCTGCTGTATGGAACAGGAAAGGAAAATTGCTTCCAGATACGGCTCAG CATTGCAGCAGGCAGATTTTGCAGGTTGGAATATATGGGCTGCGATAA
- the LOC140974251 gene encoding syntaxin-61-like — protein MSSAQDPFYIVKEEIQDSIDKLLSKFHQWERMHSDSGEQLHLSKELLAGCESIEWQVDELNKAIAVAARDPALYGINEVELDKRRIWTSNARSQVGTVKKSVVTGKELNGTSTSNVNGMRHELMRMPDSRQTDRNQYIAHSNNDFISSESDRQLLLIRRQDEELDELSASVERIGGVGLTIHEELLAQEKIIDELGTEMDSTSNRLDFVQKKVAMVMKKASVKGQLMMIFFLLVLFIILFVLVFFT, from the exons ATTGATAAATTGCTCTCAAAGTTTCATCAATGGGAACGAATGCATTCGGATAGTGGTGAGCAGCTGCATCTCTCTAAGGAGCTTCTTGCTGGTTGCGAGAGCATTGAGTGGCAG GTGGATGAGTTGAACAAGGCAATTGCCGTTGCAGCAAGAGATCCTGCACTATATGGTATCAATGAAGTGGAGCTTGATAAAAGGAGAATATGGACTAGCAATGCTCGTTCTCAG GTGGGAACGGTGAAGAAATCAGTCGTGACTGGAAAGGAGTTGAATGGGACAAGCACTTCTAATGTCAACGGTATGCGGCATGAGCTTATGAGGATGCCCGATTCGCGTCAAACTGATAGGAACCAGTACATTGCACACAGTAACAATGATTTCATATCATCAGAATCAGATAGACAACTACTTCTGATAAG GCGACAGGACGAGGAGTTAGATGAACTAAGCGCCAGTGTCGAAAGAATTGGAGGTGTTGGGCTCACAATACATGAAGAGCTCCTTGCTCAA GAAAAAATTATTGATGAATTGGGCACAGAGATGGACAGCACATCAAATCGTCTCGATTTTGTTCAG AAAAAGGTCGCCATGGTAATGAAGAAGGCTAGTGTGAAGGGTCAACtaatgatgattttttttttactcgttTTATTTATCATTCTTTTCGTTCTGGTCTTCTTCACTTAG
- the LOC140974250 gene encoding alternative NAD(P)H-ubiquinone oxidoreductase C1, chloroplastic/mitochondrial-like isoform X2: protein MLSFCWVTLSVVQGKMPAERGMRKQVVEVDMVLWTVGSKSLLPQLELDDQTYLPLNGRGQAETDKTLRVKGHPRIFAIGDSSAVWNRKGKLLPDTAQADFAGWNIWAAINTVLFCLFKLILN from the exons ATGCTAAGCTTTTGTTGGGTTACTTTGTCCGTTGTACAAGGAAAGATG CCTGCTGAAAGGGGCATGCGAAAACAAGTTGTTGAAGTAGACATGGTTTTGTGGACTGTCGGGTCTAAATCTCTACTTCCTCAGCTAGAACTTGATGATCAAACTTATCTTCCTCTTAATGGCAGAGGACAAGCAGAAACAGATAAAACTTTACGTGTCAAGGGTCACCCACGTATATTTGCTATTGGCGATTCTTCTGCTGTATGGAACAGGAAAGGAAAATTGCTTCCAGATACGGCTCAG GCAGATTTTGCAGGTTGGAATATATGGGCTGCGATAAATACCGTCCTCTTTTGCCTTTTTAAGTTAATTCTGAATTGA